A region of the Oenanthe melanoleuca isolate GR-GAL-2019-014 chromosome 14, OMel1.0, whole genome shotgun sequence genome:
GGGGAGAGCCCCCAGTCCCGGCCCAGTCCCCACACCCACCTGCGATCCCAAAGCTGTAGGCGGGGCTGGTGCCCGGGATGCGGAAGGGAGGGGGCACGTAGTGCTGGAAGAGGGGGCCCCACTCGGTGAAGTTGTTGTCCCCGAAGAAGTAGAGGGTGtctggggggacacgggagcTGAGCCCGGCGAGGGGACGGGGCtgcggggaggggacagcgcTACCCACCGCTGCCCAGCTGGGCCGGGTCCTGCGGCTTCAGCAGGTGCTCCACGTACTCCTGGAACGGCACATCCACTGCGGGAACGGAGGGACGAGGGGTGAGCGGGGAAGCGGCTCCCCCGCGGCCGGGCACGGCCCCGCGCTCACCTTTGCGGTACGAGTAGGTGTTGGCCGTGCTGAGCCGCACCGGGAAGGGCCCGAACGCCGCCAGCAGCTTCTCCCGGGTGCAGAGGGCTCGGAACGCCTGCGGGATGGAGCGCAGGGAGCGGGATGATGCTGCCGCTCCCGGGGCACCGGGAGGTTCCCACCCGGAATCCTCTGTCCCCTCCGGCACTCACCGAATTATCCGTGACCCCACCGAGAATCACTGGCCGGGAGAAGGCGAACCTAGGGGCAGCATCCAGCGGGGTCCCGCGAGGGCGGAGCACGGGGACCGGCACTGACCCATCCCGGGACACCGGAACCAGCACCGACCCATCCCGGGACACCGGGAGCAGCACTGACGCATCCCGGAAcaccgggaccggcaccgaCCCATCCCGGGAcaccgggaccggcaccgaCCCATCCCGGGACACCGGGAGCAGCACCGACACATCCCGGGACACCGGGACCGGCACTGACCCATCCCGGGACACCGGGACCGGCACTGACGCATCCCGGAACACCGGGACTGGCTCCAAACCACCCCTGGGACACCGGGATCGGTCCCGACCACCTTTCCCCAGGTTCTCCCCCGCGACCCCAGGGTCTGTCCCCCGAGttccccccgcccctccccgtTAGCCCGGTCCCCCGTACCGCTGCAGGAAAAGAGAGTAGGTGAGGGATGCATCGGCTCTCTCCACGGTGCAGCGTGGTTCCTCCGGCACCGAGCCCGCCAGCCTGCAACGGGAGACTCCGCTCGGCACCGGCAGAAGGAGCGGCACAGGGAGCggtcccagggcagcccctgcccttaCCAGCCGCCGTCCGGAAGGTCTGTGCAGGCGCCGGGCCGGACGCAGcccagcggcagcagcagcagcagcagcggcagcagccgCGCCGCCGCCATCGGGACGGGCGCCGGAGACACCGGGAACTACGATTCCCGGCATGCACCGCACACACGGGGTACACGTAGTCAATGAGGGGGCGCATCGCTACGGATCCTGATAAGGACCACAATTTAAGGGAAATTAAGCGGAAAGTGGGCCCGGCACAATGGGACAACAGaatggggacaccggggacaccgcAGGGCCTGGATGCACCCAGGCGAAGCAAAGACAGGAGTCATGGCTCGATTCAACTGCTGGTTTGTTTTAATCCAGTAAAAAACGGGCGGGCAGGGggtgcacccccagcccttaTTTACACAAATAAATACAGGGAGGGCGTTGCCAGGGGTATCGGGCAGGGCAcgctgcctgccctgctcaccccctgcccCACCCCGCTGCCAACTCCGCCGCAGGCGCGGGGGTTAGCTGTATTCTCGGGGGGCTCAGGTGCACTCTCGGGGGCTCAGGTGCACTCTCAGGGGCTCAGGTGTACTCGCAGAGGTGGCCACAGCCGGcggggcagtgggagctggtCTCCAGCCACTTCATGATGTGCTGCAGGTGGCCGCcgtggctgcagccctggcaccagaCGAAGAGCCCCTTCACCACGTGGTGACACACGGCACACATGCTGGCACACTGCCGACACCTGCACGGGGATATTCGGGTGGGcgtgggcagggagagcccttGGTGGGGCAACAAGAGGGAACAGAAGCACCCACCCCATCTCTCTGTTCCCACAAGCCCCTCTGGGCCCCCTCACCTGTCGCAGATCCAGCCCCTGTTGCTCATGGGCCGCTTGCAGTTGCTGCAGTTGATGTGCAGGGTGGTGGAAGCCTGGTTGAGGCAGTTGATGGCACGGCAGGTGCTCAGCTTGATCACCTCGTTGGAGATGTTCCAGAGCTGGAAGCGCTGCAGCAGGTCGATGTAGGACGTGTACCAGtgctcctggggacagccacagACAGCTGAGCCTCCACATCCACCCTGAAACCCCTCAggaccccagccctgcatccaaAGGCAAGATTCCCCTGGGGGGCTcagccaggagaaaaggaggtgtGGGGGGGCCTTCTCACTCTACAAATCTGACAGGAGAGTGAAGCCAGCTGGGGGTTGggttctgctcccagggaacaagggacaggacaagaggaaatggcctcaagttgtgccaggggaggtttagattggatattaaggagaatttcttcatggaaagggtagtcaagcactggcacaggctgccctttgcagtggtggagtcaccatcccttgGGGGGGATCTAAAAGCTTTGTTGAcatggcacttggggacatggtgctgggggaatggttgaACTCGATCTTAAGAGGGTTTTTCCTGCCtaaaggattctgtgattttctgatCCCTGCAGTGGGAGAACAGCTCTGCAACGCTGGGGAACAGCATCCTTCCCTGTATCAACAGGGCAAGGTCACCTCCCCAtcctggccctgcagtgcccacctcAAGTCCCTGCCAGGACTGGTGGCAGGGTAGATACCTgaaccctggagctgctcacactGGCTTAGAGCTGGCCTGAcaggggctggaggagaagggagtgccccaatcccagcaggatcccatcCCACGGGGTCCCAGCAAGGCAGGGTGCTTCCCCCTGGGGCTGTACCTGCGTCTGCTCGTCGATCTCCTTGCGGATGCGCTCCCCCAGCACGATGAGCACGGACACGGCCGTCTGCACGTCGCCCTGCTCGGCGTAGAAGAGCAGCGTGTCCCGCACGATGGGGCTGAAGAAGTCGGAGGGCAGGCGGTTCTCGTAGAGCGAGTGGGAGATGGAGATGAGCGAGAAGGACTCCACGGGCGTCAGCGACACCGTCTCGGCCTCGTTGCCGCTGACGTGGGGCGAGTCGGCCTTGTCCTGCAGGTGGTCCAAGGCTGATGGGTTGTCCACGATCTCGTGGCGCAGGGGGAAGGCTTCCTGGGGAAGGCTGTATTCCTGCTCTTCAGCTgagaggagaagaggaggagtgAGCAGGAGAAAATCCAGCTGGGAGAGACAACACGTCCCCCCGTGCGCTCACCGTGCGGGTTCTCGTGGTCCATCATGTACAGGTCATCCTCATCTGCCTCCACATCTCCCAGCAGGTAATCTGCAGGGACGTCGCTGCCCTCTGTCTCCTCATTGTCTGCGTGCccagggaaagagaaatcaGCTCATCACACCACTGGATCCACCTCCCAgtgtcctgcccagcacaccaggctgtgcctgagccaCACAGTTCAGTTCCCCACCacttactatagctctattatgtctaagtcctgcCTAccactgtgggcctggagcctcttgcTGAAGATATCAGgatgtttcaaccttcactagaactcactctgctactctggcatttgaaacctttcacttactaaaagcattagaactcaccctaaaacttgctaacttacttctacttaaacaTCTACTTTATGTctgagtggcttaatatactccaatccatccaaaggctttaattcacTCCCTGTACTCTGATTTCTCTCCGAAGAATTCAAAGAGActcctgactcactgactcccAGACCTCNNNNNNNNNNNNNNNNNNNNNNNNNNNNNNNNNNNNNNNNNNNNNNNNNNNNNNNNNNNNNNNNNNNNNNNNNNNNNNNNNNNNNNNNNNNNNNNNNNNNcctctccagctctcttggaacccctttaggccctggaagggACTCTAAGGGTCCCCCCAGagcctttccttctccagatgagcacccccagctctcccagcctggctccagagcaggggGCTCCAGCCCCCAGTGCATTTTTGTGGAGGGtagcaggcagaggcagaggagcagagctgcctgtgtcCACCATGCCAGCCAAGTACTCAGcagccagcctgtgccagccacGGTGCCACCAATGCTCGTGGAGCCCTGAGGCAGCCGGGCAGCACCCGGCAAACCAGGCCAATAAATATTGCAGTGGCAGCAAGGGCGGCTTCCCAACGGCCCCGCCGCACCCACCATCCATTATTCAACGCATTTCCCTCTGTAAATATGGAGGTGAATTATTGATGGGGCTCAgccccctccccctgcccagcctgggcctGGCTCAGGGCCCTGCCCgactgctgcctgccctgcccacaccCCCTGTGCCAATGCCACGCCAAGCCCTGCCAAAAAGCTGATCCTGGCAACCCCTGGGATGACAAGGAGCTGAAGCACGGGAATGCAGCTTTCAGTGCAtggagcaggggacagggacctggCCCTGAAGCCCCAAGGGGTGGTTGgcacatccatccatcaatGAACAGAAACTGAGGACCTTCttgcctgccagctcctcccagaCCCAAGATTAAAGCAAGGGAATTATTATGGCTTCTCGATTTGGGATGGAGAAAGTCAAGGCCCGATGGAGGGGCATCAAGGCAAGAGCATCCTGCTCATGGCCAAGCTCTGTGGCCTCTGAGGGTGCTCCATGTAGCCTGGAAGCAGGATGCAGCCTAGATCCTCTGCTGGCCCCAGCCCATCCTTTTCAccctcacagcatccctggcctcatccagctctcctggagcagccagggagggagaAACCACCCAAAAAATAGCTCAGGAGCGCTGTCAGTTGCCGATGGCACATCTGGAAAACCCCACGGGATGCACGGCAGTCGGCGTCTCCCGAGGACAGCGCTGCCAGCACAGCGGGGCCGTGGGACGGGGCTGGTGGTGCGAGCGGAGGTGCCAGCAGACAGCCCGGCTCGGTGGCAGCGTCCCGGCGAGATGCAGCCTCCGGggaccagcccagccctgtgcagacAGTCTGGCGCCGCTCCCGGCTTGGATCAGCCGCTGCTGCCTCCGCTCACGCTGCCCGACAGCGGAGCTGGGCCGCCGATGCTTGGACATGTGTTAAACTCGCTTGAAAgcaggagaaggggaggggagagaagagagaaactCGAAACCAGCGGCTCGATGCTTGGCAGCAATTAGAGAAGTAAACAGAACGTGCACCAGGGTGTCtcacacagccacagagcaCCAATCCAAAGAGATAATTACCAggtggcacagagaggctggCGCTGCGGAACCAGGCCCGCTGGGCACGCTGGTTACTCCCAGGGAGAGGGCAGgtggtggcacaggggcagccccaggccTCGGGAGCCCAAGGGGACAGTCACAGGAGGAGACAGATGCTGACAAGTCGCTGGACTTACATGCAGCCAGCAGGAGGTTTTGGCACCGCATCCAAGCAGCTCAGTGCTCGGCTGGCCGAGCTCAGGGAGGCCGAGCTCAGGGAGGCTCAGTGGGCTCAGCAGATTTCCCACTCCTGCCTTGGAAAGCTGAGCCAGGtctcccctgcccagggtgctCAGGCTGCCTGTCCAGAGCACAGAAATCCTAAAATTTGAGTGAGCTGGGAAGTAACTTCAAATAGAAAGATGGACAGAGATTCGAGCCTCTGAGCACAGGAGGATCTGGACAGCTGGGGGGAAGCCAGGCAGGCATTTCTCTCTGAGGAGATGAGCAGGCAAGAATTTGGGTGTTCCTACCACCCCCAGGCGTGGAACTTGCTTGAGGAAAGACTCCAGTGTGGAGAAGGTGTGCTGGGGCCacgggctggggaggggagtgGCTCCAATAGCTGTCGTCTCTGGCACcaaggggcagtgctggcatctgccctcctgtgccacaggaaaggcccagcctgcagccaggcacCCTCGCAGttcctgcagccaggactgAGACCACATTACTCTGATGTCGAAAGTGCAGCTCCCACAGTCCCTGCAggtcacagctgctgtgtgcaggggcacccagagcacagcctgcaccTCCCCAAGGCCTCCCAACCCAGAGACAGGGGATGGACAGGCAAACATAAAGCTTGCCTTGGAGCTGTCAGCACACACCCTCCCTGatgttccagcagctccatgaaCACCTCCTCATGCTTTTTTGGCCACTTCAAAGCAGCAAGAGAGCAGAGATttgtccttttcccttttccctgtcaTCTCACTGTTCGCAGAATGCATGACTGGGCTAAGcacaccatcaccatcatcagCATTGTTCAGTGCTCTGTACAACCCTTGCTCTGCGATCCCACAGGAAGGGCCCAGATTTTCAACCCCCCTCTGCAACAGCCCCCCTTTGCTCTCTCAACAGGAGCATCTCCCAGGAGTGGAgagcctgctcccagcccagtgGGAGAAAACCTGACAAAAGCGAAGGTCAAAGTCCTTCAGTCTCCTGAATCCACTCCAGGGTGCACATTTCACAGGATACGTCACTGCCAGAGAAGTCACTCCATTCAGGAGGGGTTTGTCACCCACGGTAAGTGATGATGCAGTGGTGAGGGGCGGATTTGACgcagggagagagaagaaagccaGGGTCTAAGAGCCTGTCACCAAAACATTGCACAGACAATGAGGatgctgggatgagcaggatggAAACTACCCGGAAGACAGAGCTTGTCCAAACTGTTGGCGAGTTTACTATCTCCACGTGGTAGTGACGAGGGATGAGGGCCTTAAGAGTCGGGCAGGGCCATCAATCACCCTGTTAGTGCCTCCCTGCATGGAGATCCCTGGCTCCTGGATCAGACAGTTATCCAGGGATCGGGGGtgagctctgggacagcagggcttggagccTACAAAGGGCTCCGTGTCAGCTGCACTGGAGGCCACGGGAGACCCCGGACTGGCCGGTGTGAGAGTCCCCGGCCCTGCCAAGGTCAGCACCGCGGACAGACACAGTGCTGGTCAGCACCACGGACAGTGGCTGAGTCGATCAGCACCACGGACAGCTGAGCTGGTCAGCACCACGGACAGCAGTGCCGGTCAGCACCATGGACAGTGGCTGTGCCGGTCAGCACGgtgggcagtggctgtgccGGTCAGCACGgtgggcagtggctgtgccGGTCAGCACCgtgggcagtggctgtgccGGTCAGCACCatgggcagtggctgtgccGGTCAGCACCACGGACAGCAGTGCCGGTCAGCACGgtgggcagtggctgtgccGGTCAGCACGGTAGGCAGTGGCTGTGCCGGTCAGCACCATGGACAGCGGCTGTGCCGGTCAGCACGgtgggcagtggctgtgccGGTCAGCACGgtgggcagtggctgtgccGGTCAGCACGgtgggcagtggctgtgccGGTCAGCACGgtgggcagtggctgtgccGGTCAGCACCatgggcagtggctgtgccGGTCAGCACCATGGACAGCAGTGCCGGTCAGCACCATGgacagtggctgtgctggtcaGCACGgtgggcagtggctgtgccGGTCAGCACGgtgggcagtggctgtgctgagcagcacggtgggcagtggctgtgccGGTCAGCACGgtgggcagtggctgtgccGGTCAGCACGgtgggcagtggctgtgccGGTCAGCACCATGGACAGCAGTGCCGGTCAGCACCATGgacagtggctgtgctggtcaGCACGgtgggcagtggctgtgccGGTCAGCACGGTGGGCAGCGGCTGTGCTGGTCAGCACGgtgggcagtggctgtgctggtcaGCACGGTGGGCAGTGGCTTTGCC
Encoded here:
- the JMJD8 gene encoding jmjC domain-containing protein 8, giving the protein MAAARLLPLLLLLLPLGCVRPGACTDLPDGGWLAGSVPEEPRCTVERADASLTYSLFLQRFAFSRPVILGGVTDNSAFRALCTREKLLAAFGPFPVRLSTANTYSYRKVDVPFQEYVEHLLKPQDPAQLGSDTLYFFGDNNFTEWGPLFQHYVPPPFRIPGTSPAYSFGIAGSGSGVPFHWHGPGFSEVIFGRKRWFLYPPDKTPHFHPNETTLAWLQHTYPTLPPAQRPLECTLHPGEVLYFPDRWWHATLNLDTSVFISTFLG
- the WDR24 gene encoding GATOR complex protein WDR24 encodes the protein MMDHENPHAEEQEYSLPQEAFPLRHEIVDNPSALDHLQDKADSPHVSGNEAETVSLTPVESFSLISISHSLYENRLPSDFFSPIVRDTLLFYAEQGDVQTAVSVLIVLGERIRKEIDEQTQEHWYTSYIDLLQRFQLWNISNEVIKLSTCRAINCLNQASTTLHINCSNCKRPMSNRGWICDRCRQCASMCAVCHHVVKGLFVWCQGCSHGGHLQHIMKWLETSSHCPAGCGHLCEYT